The following DNA comes from Verrucomicrobiota bacterium JB022.
GTCGCCGCCGAATTCCGCCGCGACGGCCTTGAAATCGACATCGTCCAACTCGATGTGACAGTGCAGGAAACCGTGCAACGTGCGGCGGAAGAGCTGGAAAGCCGCTACGGGCGCCTCGACATCCTCGTCAACAACGCGGGCATTGCGCTTGATCGCGGCCCCTGGAGCACGGCGCCCTTCGAAGACGTAATCGCCACCTACGAGACCAACCTTTTCGGTATGATCCGCGTCACCCAGGCCTTCCTGCCGCTCTTGCGCCGCTCCGCCCACGGGCGCATCGTCAACGTCTCCAGCAGCCTGGCCTCCTTCGCCGGCATGACGGACGAGAAGAGCCCCTACTACAACGTCCTGCTGCCCGTGTATGCCTCCAGCAAGGCTGCCATCAACGTGCTGACTGTGCACCTCGCGCGCGAGCTGGAAGGTACCGGCATCAAGGTCAATGCCGTCGAGCCGGGTCTGACGGCCACCCGCGCGGTCAAGATCCCCGGTGCGCAGCCGGTCGAAGTGGGCGCAGAAGCCCCCGTGCACTACGCGTTGATCGACGACGACGGCCCCACCGGCCAGTTCTTCGACCGCTTCGGCACCTACAAGTGGTAGGGCGGGCCGCTCTCTTTTTTTGGAGAACACCAGCTAATAGAAGCCAGCCTCAAGTAAAGGCCCGTTTCCCTTGTGGAGACGGGCCTTCGTGTTTTTAGTGAGGCGGAAGGATCAACGGTCGGTAACTTCCATTTCAGGAAAGATTTTTCGCTGAATGGTTTTCACCTGCTTGATGGAAACGGTTACTGCTGCTAGTTTCTCCCGCTCCCGTCTCACATGTCCAAATTTCGCTCGCTCCTTTTTGTCTCGGTAGTTCTGTCCCCCTCGCTTTTCGCCCAGGACGTCGGCTCTCCGCCCGATGCCTCGTTTGGCGAGCTCGATATCGAGGAGCTGCTCAGCATCCCCGTCTCTTCAGCGTCTCGCAAGGATGAGGTGCTCTTCGAGACGGCAGCCGCGGTCGACGTGCTCTCGGCCTCCCAGATCCGGCAGACGGGAGCGCTGCGCTTGCCCGATGTGCTACGTTATGCGACGGGGGTCCAGGTGTCTCAACACACCAGCCGAGCCTGGGCGATCAGCATTCGGGGCTTCAACCTCGATACGTCGAACAAGCTGGAAGTGTTGATGGACGGCCGCAGCCTCTACAGCCCGCTCTTCTCGGGCGTGATCTGGGACGGGCCCGACTACATCCTCGGCGATCTCGACCGGATCGAAGTCATTCGCGGGCCCGGGGCCACCATGTGGGGCGCCAATGCCGTCAACGGCGTGATCAACATCTACACCAAGCCGGCGGAGGATACGCAGGGCGTGCGGCTGGAGACGACCTGGGGCGCACCGGAGACTTTTGTGCAGTCGGGCCGCGTGGGCTTCCAGCCTTCGAAGAACTTCTACGCCCGCGTCTACTCCAAGTATTACACCGAAAACGCCACCTGGTTCCAGGGCGGCGACAAAAGCCCTTACGACCGCACGGAAATGGCGCGCTTCGGCTTCCGCACCGACTACCTGCCCACCGAGCGCGGTCGCCTGGTGACAACTGGCGAGTATTTTACCGACAAGCTCGGCCTCCACTACGACGATTACCAGACCTACGAAGGCGGGCACCTGCTCGCCCGTTGGGAGCAGGCGCTGGCCGACGATTCGACCCTGCACGTGCAAACCTGGTACGACCGCTACGACCGCCTGCACCTCGGCGCGCTGGACGAGTTTCGCGAGACGGCAGAGCTGAGCCTGCGCCACCACGTCGGCCATCTGGAGCGGCACGACATGGTGTGGGGCGGCGGTTACCGCTATTCCTGGGACGAGACCCGGCAGGTTTCGATCCCCTACCTGCAGCCGGAAGACGAAGGCTTTGGCGTGGCCAACCTCTACCTGCAGGACGAGTGGACGATCCACCCGGCCTTCCGCCTCGTGCTCGGCAGCAAGTACGAATACAACGGCCTCGTCGATCGGGCGGAAGTGCAGCCCAGTGCCCGCTTCAAATGGCTGCCCGACGATCGCTACATGTTCTGGGCCGCCATCTCCCGCGCGGTGCGCACCCCCGCCCGGGCCGATACCGACTTGCGCTGGGTCACGCCGCTCTTCTCGATCGAAGGCAACGACGACTATAAATCCGAAAAGCTCGTTGCCTACGAGCTGGGCCACCGCTTTCGCACCAACGACACCTTTTCGATCGAGCTTTCGCTCTTTTACCACGACTACGACGACCTCGCGACGGTCGAGCCGCTGGGCGGCAGCCGCTACGTCTATGCCAACGGCCAGCGGGGCGAAACGTGGGGTGGGGAGGCGCAGGTGGAATACCGCCCCCTCTACTGGGTGCGCCTGCAGGCCAGCTACAGCTACCTGGGGCAGGATTACGACCTCAAGCCGGGCAGCCGGGCCGCCCTCGCCAGTTCGGAACAGCTGCTGGGCAACGACGCGCGACACCTCGCCTCCTTCGTCGCGCATTTTGAGCTGCCCCGCGCCACGGAATTGACCACGCATCTTCGTTATGTTGGAGACTTGCCCGCGCCGGCCGTACCCGATTATCTGGAAATGGACGTGCGTCTCGCCTGGGCACCCCGCCCAGGGATCGAGCTTGCGTTGATCGGGCGAAACCTGCTCGATCGCTACCATCCGGAATATCGTCAGGCGTCTCCCGTGCGCCGCGAGATCAGCCGGATGGTGGCAGCACAGGCTGCGTTCACTTTTTAGGGGTACATGCTGCGCTCTCGTTTCTCACGCCTCTTCAGTGTGTTTTTGGCCATCCTGCTGGCAGGGTGCGGCACTGCTTACGCGCAGCACGACGACGAGCAGATCCCGGTGGCGGCCGAAAAGCTCAAGGCCGCCTTCCTCTTCCGCCTCTGCTTCTTTGTCGACTGGGAAGAGCTCCCGGCCGACCGCCCCTTCGTCTTTCTGGTGATCGGCGCGAACGAGATTGCCGAGGAGTTGACGGAACTGGTGCGGGGCAAGGACGTGGAGGGCCATGCCATCGAAGTCCGCACCACCGATTCCCTCGACGTAGTCGACGACGCCCACGTAGTATTCGTCAGCCGCTCCTTCCGCCGCTGGACCGAGCGGATCGTAAAGGACTATGAAGGGCGGCCCGTCCTCACCGTAGCGGATTATCGAGACTTTCCCAAACGCGGAGGCATGGTAGGGCTCTTTTATGAGCGCGACCGCATTGCCTTGGCTGTCAACCCATCCAAATGCCAAGACGCCCGTCTGCAACTGAGCGCCCGCCTGCTGGCCGTGGCGCGGGAGGTGATCGAAGCGCCATGATGAAGCTTCCCGGCAAGTCGATCCGGATGAAAGTGACCCTGGCCCTCCTCATGACCAGCGTCCTGAGCCTCGTCGTCTCCTTTACCATCCTGCTCATCTTCGAATGGCGCTCGGCCGAGCGGGAACTCGTCGACAAGCTGCATACGGAGGCCCGGATCGTGCGCGACAACCTGAGTGCGGCGGTCGCCTTCCGCTCCGCGCCCGATGCTCGCCGCATGATGAACGGTCTCAAGTCGGACCGCGAAGTCAATGCCGCTGCCGTCTACCTGGATACGGGCGAGCTGATCGCCAACTTCGTCCAGCCCGGTTCCTCCTTCGAAATCCCCCCGGCGGCACCCCCGATCGGCGTCAAGACAGGGGCCGATGCCATCGAGATCGTCCTGCCCATCGAAGTGGGAGGCAGCGAAGTCGGTCGGTTGCTGTTGGTTGCCGGTTACGATGCGCGCGACGAGCGCTTCGTGCTCTACCTGATCACGGCCGCCTGCGCCTTCCTGCTGGCGGCGGCCAGTTCGCTGCTGGCAGCCCGAATGCTGGAGCGCCGCCTGTCCACGCCGGTGCTGGCTCTGGCCGATCTGGCCCGCCGCGTCACACGCGACCGCGATTACTCCGTCTACGTGCCCGACGAAGGCTCCGACGAGATGGCCCAGCTCGCGCAAGCCCTTGCGCTCATGCTCCGCGAAGTCAACCAGCGCGAAGAAGAGCTGAAGCAAGCCGTGGACCGCCTGCACCTGGCGCTGGAAGCCTCCCGCACCTTTATCTGGGAGTGGGATCACGAGCGCGACGCCCTCTACTGGCAGTCGGTCGAGGGGCTCCCCATCGCGCTGGAAAGCCTGCAAGGCATCAGCGTGGTCGACCTGCTGGAGCGCGTCCACCCCAACGAACGGGCTCGCCTCGTCAATGCCTTCCACACCGCTGCGACTACGCAGGACGAGTTTTCGGTGGAGTTTTCCGTGCTCGAAGGCGAGCAGCGCGTCTACGTATCCTGCCGCGGCAAAGGCTTTCGCGATGCGGAGGGCAACCTGACCCGCGCCATCGGCGTCGCACACGACATCAGCCAGCGCCGCCAGGCCGAGCGTGCCCTCCACTGGCGCGAGCAGGAGTTCCGCGCCCTCGTCGAGCACTCGCCCGACGTCATCGCCCGCTACAACCGCGAGCTGCGCATCATTTACATCAACAGCGCCGTGTTGGACCTCACAGGGCTCACCTCCGATTACTTTACGGGCAAGACGCTGAACGAACTGCAGGTCGCTCCCGAGCGTCTGGAAGCCTGGCGTATCGCGATCGAACGCATCTACGAAGGGGCGCAGCATGCCGAGCTGGAGTTTGACTACCCACACCAGGACGGCACCCTTCGCACCTTTCACACCCGCCTTGCGCCCGAGCTGGCGCCAACGGGCGAAGTCGCGCAAGTCCTCGCCGTCTCGCGCGAGATCACCGAGCGCAAGCGGACCGAGCAGGAGCTGCGGCGGGCCAAAGACCGGGCCGAAGAAGCCGCCCGCGCCAAGTCCGTCTTCCTCGCCAACATGAGCCACGACATCCGCACCCCGCTCACCGCCATCCTCGGCTTTGCGGAAGTGCTCGACCTGCACGGTAATGGCGAGATCAAGGAGATTACCGCCATGATCCGCAGCGGCGGCAAACGCCTGATGGATACGCTCAACTCCGTGCTCGACCTCGCCCGCCTCGAAGGCGGCGAATCCCCGCTCAAGCGCGAGCCGATCGACATCCGCGGCGAGCTGGAGGAGCTGGTCGACCTCTTCCGCTCGCAGGCGAACGAAAAAGGCATCGAATTTAGCTACACCTACTGCCGCGAGCCCGTCTCCGGCATGGTCGACCGCGCCGCCTTCACTCGTGTGATGATGAACCTGATCGGCAACGCCCTCAAGTTCACCGCCGAAGGCAGCGTATCCGTCCGCCTCTGGGAGCAGTCCGACCGCTTTTACGTGGCAGTGGAAGACACCGGGCTCGGTATCCCCAAGCACGTCATCCCGCACATCTTCGACGCCTTCACCCGCTCGCGCCAGAGCGAAACCCGCCAGATCGAAGGCAGCGGCCTCGGCCTCACCATCACCCGTCAGCTGGTCCGCCTCATGGGAGGCGAAATCCACGTCGAAAGTGAGGAAGGCAAAGGCAGTTCCTTTACCGTTTCATTAATGAAAAGCCCGAAACCGCTCACCTCCGACCCGCGCCAGACCGAGCCGCAGCAAGCAGCGGAAGGCAGCGATGCCCGGCGCTCGATCCTCGCCGTGGAAGACAACCCCAGCACCCAGCGCCTGCTCGGGATGCTGCTCAAAGACCAGTACGACGTCGCCCTCGCTTCCACCGGCGCCGAATCGCTCGAACTGGCCAAGCAACGCCCGTTCGACCTCGTGCTCATGGACCTGAGCCTCGAAACCAGCGAAGCCGGCATCCAATACATGCAGGAAATGCGAGAGATCGAGCCCTACCAAAGCGTCCCCATCCTCGCCTTCACCGCGCATGCCCTGCCGGGCGAGTCCGAGCGGTTCCAGCGCCTCGGCTTCGACGGCTATCTGGGCAAGCCCTTCTCGATCGACGTCTTGCGCAAGACCCTGGCCGACGCCCTCGCCAACGGCCGCCAAGAGCTTTGAAGCTGCCATCGCTTGCGTTAGAACCAGGCCAGAAGGGGCAAGTTTACCCTCGGGCCGACTTTTCGCTTGCCACCCCGCGCGCGGGCGGTTGTCTTTTCACCTTTTCGCGCACGGAATTCCCGGGCTGGAAAAGAACGAAACCACCAATAACCAACGAAAAATAAAGCTGGCACCGCCCCCCCCTGCGCCAGCTTGTCCCGAGAGGGATGGGGCAAGTACGACACATGAATATCACGATCCGAGACCTCCTGGACGCCGGCGTTCACTTTGGCCACCAAGTGCGCCGCTACAACCCGAAGGCGAAGAAGTTCGTCTACGACAATCGCCACGGCATCTCCATCATCGACCTCGAGAAGACCTACGCTCAGCTCGAGAAGGCCACCGCGTTTGTCGAAGACCTCGTCGCCAGCGGCAAGGATATCCTCTTTGTCGGCTCCAAGAAGCAAGCCCAGGAAATCGTCCGCGAAGCCGCCAACTCTTGCGGCATGCCCTACGCCGCAGCCCGCTGGCTCGGCGGTACCCTGACCAACTTCACCACCGTGCGCCGCTCGATGGACAAGTATCAGAAGTACCAGAAGTGGGAAGCTGACGGCACCTTCGACAAGATGCACAACAAGGAAGTGGCCGCGATCCGTCGCGAAATGGTCCGCATGACCCGCAACTTCGAAGGCATCGCCAACGTGCGCGAAATGCCCGGCGCCATGTTCATCATCGACACCAAGAATGAACACATCGCCGTCGAAGAAGCCCGCCGCCTCCAGATCCCCCTCGTCGCCCTCGTCGATACCAACAGCGACCCGACGGTGATCAACTACCCGATCCCGGGTAACGACGACTCCATCAAGTCGATCCGCATCGTCGTCGAGACGATCGTCGACGCGATCCAGGCCGGCCTCGCCCGCCGCGAAAGCCCCGAGACGATCCAGCCCCGCAATGTGGGCAACGTCATCGCCGCTCCCGCGACCGAAGAGCAAGTCGTGCCCGTGAACCCGCGTGGCGCGTCCGAAGAAGTGCCCCAGTCCTACAGCAGCGACAACGAGTAAAGACTGCTCTTTCCTCCTCCGACTTATCCTCTCCGTAACGACTTATGAGCCAAATCACCGCTAAGATGGTCTCCGACCTCCGCGCCCAGACCGGCGCGGGCATGATGGATTGCAAGAAAGCCCTTCTCGAAACCAACGGTAACGTAGAAGAGGCGATTACCTACCTGCGCAAGAAGGGCATCGCCAGCGCCGACAAGAAGTCGGGCCGCGAAGCCGGTGACGGCCTGGTGGAATCCTACATCCACATGGGTGGCAAGGTGGGCGTGCTCGTGGAGCTCAACTGCGAGACGGACTTCGTGGCCAAGACCGACGACTTCAAGGCCCTCGTGCGCGACATCGCCATGCACATCGCCGCCGCCAGCCCCGTCTGTGTGAGCCGCGAAGAAGTGCCGGCCGAACTCCTCGAAAAGGAGCGCGAAATCGCCGCCGGTCAAGTCGAAGGTAAGCCCGCGAACATCGTCCAGAAGATCGTCGAAGGCAAGATCGAGAAGGTCTATCAACAGATCTGCCTCATGGAGCAGCCCTTCGTCAAGAACCCGGACATCACCATCACCGAGCTGATCAAGCAACAGATCTCCAAGATGGGCGAAAACATCGTTGTGAAGCGTTTCGCCCGCTTCCAGATCGGCGCCTAAGCGCTGCTGGTCCCAGGATTCGCAAAACACCTTTCAGCCTGATCCGCGCACCGGATCAGGCTTTTTTTGTGCTCGTGCGGGAGGGGCAGGAGCATATGCTAAAACCTGTCATTACTATGAAATCCTCAAATCGAAGCCCTTGGGGTGCGGCAGGTTGTATGGTGGGATGGATTGCACTGACCGGCG
Coding sequences within:
- a CDS encoding ATP-binding protein, yielding MMKLPGKSIRMKVTLALLMTSVLSLVVSFTILLIFEWRSAERELVDKLHTEARIVRDNLSAAVAFRSAPDARRMMNGLKSDREVNAAAVYLDTGELIANFVQPGSSFEIPPAAPPIGVKTGADAIEIVLPIEVGGSEVGRLLLVAGYDARDERFVLYLITAACAFLLAAASSLLAARMLERRLSTPVLALADLARRVTRDRDYSVYVPDEGSDEMAQLAQALALMLREVNQREEELKQAVDRLHLALEASRTFIWEWDHERDALYWQSVEGLPIALESLQGISVVDLLERVHPNERARLVNAFHTAATTQDEFSVEFSVLEGEQRVYVSCRGKGFRDAEGNLTRAIGVAHDISQRRQAERALHWREQEFRALVEHSPDVIARYNRELRIIYINSAVLDLTGLTSDYFTGKTLNELQVAPERLEAWRIAIERIYEGAQHAELEFDYPHQDGTLRTFHTRLAPELAPTGEVAQVLAVSREITERKRTEQELRRAKDRAEEAARAKSVFLANMSHDIRTPLTAILGFAEVLDLHGNGEIKEITAMIRSGGKRLMDTLNSVLDLARLEGGESPLKREPIDIRGELEELVDLFRSQANEKGIEFSYTYCREPVSGMVDRAAFTRVMMNLIGNALKFTAEGSVSVRLWEQSDRFYVAVEDTGLGIPKHVIPHIFDAFTRSRQSETRQIEGSGLGLTITRQLVRLMGGEIHVESEEGKGSSFTVSLMKSPKPLTSDPRQTEPQQAAEGSDARRSILAVEDNPSTQRLLGMLLKDQYDVALASTGAESLELAKQRPFDLVLMDLSLETSEAGIQYMQEMREIEPYQSVPILAFTAHALPGESERFQRLGFDGYLGKPFSIDVLRKTLADALANGRQEL
- a CDS encoding YfiR family protein, translating into MLRSRFSRLFSVFLAILLAGCGTAYAQHDDEQIPVAAEKLKAAFLFRLCFFVDWEELPADRPFVFLVIGANEIAEELTELVRGKDVEGHAIEVRTTDSLDVVDDAHVVFVSRSFRRWTERIVKDYEGRPVLTVADYRDFPKRGGMVGLFYERDRIALAVNPSKCQDARLQLSARLLAVAREVIEAP
- the rpsB gene encoding 30S ribosomal protein S2, whose product is MNITIRDLLDAGVHFGHQVRRYNPKAKKFVYDNRHGISIIDLEKTYAQLEKATAFVEDLVASGKDILFVGSKKQAQEIVREAANSCGMPYAAARWLGGTLTNFTTVRRSMDKYQKYQKWEADGTFDKMHNKEVAAIRREMVRMTRNFEGIANVREMPGAMFIIDTKNEHIAVEEARRLQIPLVALVDTNSDPTVINYPIPGNDDSIKSIRIVVETIVDAIQAGLARRESPETIQPRNVGNVIAAPATEEQVVPVNPRGASEEVPQSYSSDNE
- the tsf gene encoding translation elongation factor Ts; translation: MSQITAKMVSDLRAQTGAGMMDCKKALLETNGNVEEAITYLRKKGIASADKKSGREAGDGLVESYIHMGGKVGVLVELNCETDFVAKTDDFKALVRDIAMHIAAASPVCVSREEVPAELLEKEREIAAGQVEGKPANIVQKIVEGKIEKVYQQICLMEQPFVKNPDITITELIKQQISKMGENIVVKRFARFQIGA
- a CDS encoding TonB-dependent receptor — protein: MSKFRSLLFVSVVLSPSLFAQDVGSPPDASFGELDIEELLSIPVSSASRKDEVLFETAAAVDVLSASQIRQTGALRLPDVLRYATGVQVSQHTSRAWAISIRGFNLDTSNKLEVLMDGRSLYSPLFSGVIWDGPDYILGDLDRIEVIRGPGATMWGANAVNGVINIYTKPAEDTQGVRLETTWGAPETFVQSGRVGFQPSKNFYARVYSKYYTENATWFQGGDKSPYDRTEMARFGFRTDYLPTERGRLVTTGEYFTDKLGLHYDDYQTYEGGHLLARWEQALADDSTLHVQTWYDRYDRLHLGALDEFRETAELSLRHHVGHLERHDMVWGGGYRYSWDETRQVSIPYLQPEDEGFGVANLYLQDEWTIHPAFRLVLGSKYEYNGLVDRAEVQPSARFKWLPDDRYMFWAAISRAVRTPARADTDLRWVTPLFSIEGNDDYKSEKLVAYELGHRFRTNDTFSIELSLFYHDYDDLATVEPLGGSRYVYANGQRGETWGGEAQVEYRPLYWVRLQASYSYLGQDYDLKPGSRAALASSEQLLGNDARHLASFVAHFELPRATELTTHLRYVGDLPAPAVPDYLEMDVRLAWAPRPGIELALIGRNLLDRYHPEYRQASPVRREISRMVAAQAAFTF
- a CDS encoding SDR family oxidoreductase, with amino-acid sequence MNKENERIALVTGATDGIGKEVARQLCLQDIKVVIGARNVEKGRGVAAEFRRDGLEIDIVQLDVTVQETVQRAAEELESRYGRLDILVNNAGIALDRGPWSTAPFEDVIATYETNLFGMIRVTQAFLPLLRRSAHGRIVNVSSSLASFAGMTDEKSPYYNVLLPVYASSKAAINVLTVHLARELEGTGIKVNAVEPGLTATRAVKIPGAQPVEVGAEAPVHYALIDDDGPTGQFFDRFGTYKW